AGATTACTCAGGTTTTTCACTTTAGCTATTAGTAAGCAGTAAGATAACTTAGAGTATAAACTATTCTTTCTTAATTGTACGTAACCTGGGTGGGTCTAGGAGGTATTAGGGGATTTTTGACCTACCCTCTTTGACAGAAAGGAAGGGCAGGAGAAGTGCTGGGTGTATCCAACTATGTGAAAACGAATTACCCGAACGATCTTTGTAATATTTTCTAAAGGATGGAAGAACTTTTTTAGCATGGAAGATACTTTTGTTTTGAATCTTCTGAAGGGGCGCAATAGTTTATTGCGTTCGTGAGAGGAATACAAATGATAGCGATTATTCCCAAAATCCCCTTGCTCAGATACGTAGTGTTCCTTTTTGATAAAAAGCTTCTGCACCAACTGCTGGATGAATTTGCATGCAGTATTTTTAGATATGTTGATTGCAAAACACATTTTAGATATTGATGGGCAGGCCAATGAAGAATTTTCAGAATTCCGGCATCGGTTGAGATACAGTAAAATGCACATTTCCGGTACACTCAGTTCATGCCTAAAATAATCCGTGTCGAACATGAAAAATCCGCCATCCGTAAGCTGGGCTGTCTGGTATCCATTTGCAGCAAAATGGCCCCATTGATTAAATCTATGGCATTTTGTAATGAGTCCTATCATGGCCAATCGTTCTACCGAGGCACGAATTGTTTTAGGGTCTTTAATGCCACAGTGAGCTGCTATTGTCTTGCATTTCCGCACAATTCTCTTCTGATTGATAAATCCCCCACAAGACAGAAAATATGTAAAGACGCAAATGTCCACCGGTTCAAGGCTAAAATATTTGATTTTTTGGTTGGCCTTTTTCAGTTTGGGGGTGTTTTCACATTCTACTTCATAGTAGTCAAACAGAATATTAGGAACCTTAATGAAGCTCATGTTGCATCCTTTCAAGAGAAAGGCTATTATTTGGCAATCAATATAACGCCCAATAATAGCCTTTTTCTAAAATTAATTATTTTATTTTCTTTTACTTGCAAACTCCAACTCGAAGCTGGGGTAACCGTTTTTCATACTCATAACAAAATAAGCGTCATATGTGCCGGTTCCGTTTTTCTTTTTGATACCAGTTACCAAACATCTGTGCTTAATCGAAAGCAAACCCTTTGCATTCGACTTTGTGAGTTTCTTTCCGAACGCTGAGAAGAACTTGTTTTCTTTCCAGAGAGAAAATTTGCAGCCTTCTTTATATCCGCTGCATGAGAATGCCATCTTATTTTCATAAACAGGCTTACCCATATATCGGGCAATGGCCAATTTCTTCATGATTGGCTTGTCGAGCAATAGAAGCACCTGAATAGTCTGTCTTGAGGTGCTTTTTAAAGCTTTCAATCACAGACCCAGCCATATCTTCAGCTGAAGCTTTTCCAGCTTTGATGTCTTCTTGAATTGTCCACCATAAGGCTGTCATATCGGCCTTTTTAACTAGGTAAGGAAAAGGCTCTTGCTACAAAAGCATGAGCCTTTTCCTTTTAAACCGCAACAGTGTTATTCAATTCAGACATGGTTGCAATTTTCTTTCGACATTTTTCCGGCCAGTTAGCACGGGCCAGAGCCGTAGCAAAGGGAGGGGGAACTGAATTCCCGCATTTATGTGTCTGTTCCGTCTTTGGAATGTGTCTACCGTTACAATCCGTTTCGATCTTATAATCTGATGGGAAGCCCTGTGCTGCGTATAGCTCCCTTGGAGAGAGCATTCGTAGCCCAATGTCAACGATCATGTAATCTATGCCGTGAATCGTCACAAGTCCGAACCGATCTTTCGCCGTTACAGTGTCAAGGGGTTTATCTACGGCTTGTCCGGTTCCTTGGCCATAGAATTTAATCAAAAGTGCCTGTACCTCTGCAAAGTGGCCAGCACCAGATGTGATTGTTCGCAGCGGCTCTGTTACCGGTTGACCGACACAGTTATTATTTAGCTGAATGATGTTTGACGAGATTAGCGAGTTATGTCCTGTCTTATTAGAGGTAAGTAATGGCATGCTTTCCACTCTACTGTCTTTTCTAAGCCCTCCGTTAGAATATTTTGAAAGGAAGGCGGTAACAGCAGCGTGTTTTTCAGTGCTTACGACGGTTCCCAGCGGCTTATTCAAGCCCGGAACACGCGGGGCTTGTCCTTTCCGCTCCCCGTATCCGGTCTGAATCAGCGTAGCCGCTGCAAGCCCGTAGCGCGGAGTAGTATCAATCGTCTGAATTGGTTGACTGAGGGTTTGCCCACGCACTTCTTTTGCGCTTTTTTCGCTGTGATACTGGATAAGCGTTGGGGTGATAATACATTGTTCTGCTTTACTGACAATGGTTTTCACCGGCTCCGTAACTTGGTATGATCGATCATCCGAAAACCCGGTATGCCCAATCGCCGTCATTACCGGCATTACAACACCATGTCCATTTTTTGAGGTCATTGTAGGCATAGGGAAATTTACTGATTGCCCTCGGAAATTTTCGCCGCCGTGATTCACCTGAACTATGAACGGTTCCGGATTCTCTATTACAAATTTTTCAATTCCACGCGCTATCCGCTTTAATGTGTTTTCCGCAAGCGGTCTTTTGCGCTCAAATATTGAGGGGCATTCTTGTGACCAATCAATAATTTCCGCTGCGGTACGCCAAGGTTTTAACTTTCCACTTTTGACCGCTTTACTGTTTGGATCACCATGAGTCGGCTCTGGCCACACAACCGGCTTTCCGTCGTTTCGGAACAGCCCAAATAATTGTTCCCGTGATGTAGGCGCTCCGTAATCACAGGCCTTTAAAATCTTGAATTCATATTCGTACCCAAGTTCTTTCATAGCTCGACAAAAAGCCCGGAATGTTTCACCGGCTCGTTTTTTATCAGGTATGAGATATTGTTGGAAAATCGGCACTACTTCTCCCGGCGCGGCAATTTCCGTCACCTCTATAACCTCTCCTGTTTTCTCATCAATTCCTTCGACACGCTTTAATACTCGCCCTGACTTTTTATCCCGTGCGGCAACCAATGGACCCCACGTCATAAATTCTTTTACATTTTCCATGCTAACGATTCGGGGATGCACTGTTCCGGCCCACTTTACAATAACCCACGCAAGGCCACGAATATGCTTTTTTACCGGCTTTCCACCTTTTGCGCGGGAAAAGTGGGTGCAATCCGGGGAAAAGTGCGCCCATCCCACCGGGCGACCGGCGCAGGCCTTGCGCGGGTCAACATTAAAAATATTTTCATTGTAATGTTTTGTATATGGATGATTCTTTTTGTGCATGGCGATTGCCGTAGCATCATGGTTAATACCAATCGATACTGGCTCTCCAATCGCAAACTCGAAGCCTGTCGACCATCCACCACCGCCGCAGAAACCATCAATTGTAATTTCATCAAATAAATTGATTTGGATTTTTGCTTTCATTTCATCACCCTCTGTTTTTCAAAGTAGAACATAAATTGTTATCCTAATTTAAAAAAGCACAAATTTTCATTTGGTATAGATTTAATCCACAGAGTTTCCGTTCTGTGCTTACCTTTTTCTGCAGTAGTGACAGTCTGGTCTTTAGTCCAGCCCTGCAGTATATCGTTATACATATCATTGTCATACCCGGACAGCAGCACAGGGCCTTGATGATCTCTAAGAGCTTCCAGCATTTCTTCATGATCTGCATCTGTCATTTCATAGGCATACTGCTTTTTCATCTTCCTGGTGCTGAGCAGATATGGCGGATCTGCGTAGATTAACACATTGGGTCGGTTAAACCGCTGGATTAATTCGAGAGCGGGTTTATTTTCTATTTGTACTTCTTTCAAGCGACTTACAATTTCCATAACCCATTTTGGCAAGCGATTCCAGTATTCCACTGCATAACTGTTTTCACGGCCAGCAATATCATTTTTCCAACCACTTTTACAGTAAGTTCGAAATCCGTGACCCATCCACGTTTTCATTAAAAAAAGTCGTGCGCGTTCAAACGGATCTTCCGAAAGTGAATTGAAAGCAGTGTAATATTCTTCTCTAGCGTACGGCGTTACTTCGATCAACATGGCTAATTTTTCAGCATCCTCACGAATGCACCGGAACAAGTTCACCACGTCTCCATCAATATCATTGATCGTTTCAATATGTGATGCAGGTTTGCGAAAGAACACTCCTCCACTGCCAAAATAAGGCTCAAGATAGCTGTGATGTTCTGGCATATGTCCAATAATCCAGTCAGCAATGCGCCATTTTGCACCTGGGTATTTTATAACCGTTCTTAGCTGTTGCAATGTGTTCATCTCCAATCTCAATTCATTGCATGTGCAATTATTTTAGATAACCTTTTGGATCAACTGCACTCCCGTTTTTTCTTACCTCGAAATGACAGTGGTTGCCGGTTGACTCCCCTGTACTTCCAACCAACGCTATTACTGTCCCTTGTTTAACCGTTGAACCAGCTGGAACCAACAGCTGACTGCAATGAGCATACAAAGTGCTGTAGGTTTCATCGTGTTTAATCAATATCACATTCCCATAACGATTAAATCCATTGTCAGCGCTGCCAAATCCAGAAAAGACTACTGTGCCACTTGCTGAAGCATATATTTTCGTTCCTTCTGGTGCTGCAAAGTCGATTCCCTTATGAAGCTCTCCCCATCGATACCCATAGCCGCTCGTTATGCTATAGGTTCCAGTAGCCAGAGGGTAATGAAAGGTTCCGTTACCCGAAGGATATAAAAGGGAATAGTACCGCAACACATGACTAACATAATCAGAATCGCCGTAGCCAGTCCATCCTAATTGAGTGGCTTTGAGTTCAGAAAAGGCTACAGCATTTTGTTTACTGTAGCCTCCTTGAGCAGCTGCCCATGATATATAACCGCCTCCGAAATTGTATCCTTGCAACGCTAAGCTGATCCCTGAAATATCATCAGGCGATTTTACTTTCGCCGCCCTAATGCAACTGGCCAAATATTGAGTACCAATTTTAATTGAATAATCCGGATCAGTAATCCCTCCGGGCTGTTGTGGGTAATCTAAATTATAAGGACTCTCGGAACACTGCATTGGATCGTTTCCGGCTCCACCACTTTCTTGCTGCATGACGGCCATTACCAAGGCGGCATAGTCGGATATATCAAACTGTTTGCAATATTTTTCTATGCTTGCCTGGTAGGAAAGAACGCCTTCTGAATAACCGCCGAACGATGTGTTTGACTGGCCAAGCGCCGCGCCGATAGTTGTCAGTGTAACAATAAGAATAATAAGAGGGAACAGCAGCAAAAAACATAAAGAACCTATTCCGAACAATATGAAAATCCGTTTTATGTTTATCACTTATTTCATCACCTATCTTCATAATCCTGCCCGGCCTGTTCAATTGCCTGTTGCAGTTTTCTGAATTCCATCTGATTCCTCGCGCTGGTATAATTTTTTTTAAGAGCCTTTTTTAACTCATGCAAGCTGTCTGACCTGCTTCGGTAGAGGTGCTTCTTTTCTCTCAACCTTTGTATTGCCTGAGCAGAATGCTTACCTTTGGTTAGATCAGGCTTTATCAGTTTGTCATACTGCCGCATTTCGGTCAGCAACGCATTTCCCATACGGGTATAGAGATCAGAAATTTTATTGTCCGTATAGTTTTCATACAGCTTTGTTTTACCAGCACCATAAACACCCTTCAAAAAATTTTGTTCTTCTTTTAACCGTGCCTTCAGCTTTTCAAAATCCTCTTTGTGGTAACGCTCGATGTACTGTTTAGTAAAAGTGTCAATGTCTGGCCGGACATCGTGCAGAGCATTCATGTTATAAAACCACATTCTTTTATCGCTCGGCAATTTGTTATATATGTTGAGGAAGGCTCCCTTCATCTGAGCATCCTCATAAGACAAATTTTCTTTCTTCTGTGAAAGGATATTTTTTCGAATAATCTCGTTGATCTCTTTCAACTGATCGGAACGATCCACAATGTTGTTTACTACTTTTGATTTCATCTTTGTGAATGTTCCTTTTTTCAAACCTCCTTTGAATTGTGTTTTGATTTCACCAGTGCCGTCTTCCTCTTTGACAAAAAAGTCTTTCTTTTTTCTGGTGGGGGATGGTTCGACAACAGCGATATGGACATGAATATTATCCGTATTAAAATGAATGGAAGCACTCCAAACAGCGGAGGCTTCCATTCCTTCATTTTTAAGCATTTCCTTCATGGCCAAGCGCGTGATGCTCCGCATCTTCGCTTCATCCACCATTCCGGTTTTGCTATCATATATTCCGTGCTGCTCTAAAAATTGATTATCAAAGCTCAGAACATTCTGCCACATAGGGCTATCCGCTGCTTGCGCTCTTTCAAACTGTTTTTTCAAATTCTTTTTCTCTTCCGGGCTAAGTCTATCCTTGGTTTCCGTGAACAAAGCAGAAGTCCTTTCTGACTTTGAATTAAACTGAGGCTTCTGCTTTTTAGGGTTATCCATATAATCATCAACGTAAGCGGAATACGAATCAAAAGCTGAATTTCGAATGGCTTCGCTGCGATCAATGTAATTGATGTAAGAAGAAAACTTATCCTTTGAAAAAACAAATCTTGAAGCAAGAATTACGCCAGGAATAGTGCATCATCCCTTCACTGAACGCGATACATGTTTTGAGGTGGCCGGGTAATTGGAATTCCTTTTAATGTGCGAAAGGCTGTCAATGGTTTTGCTTCATCGTATAAAATCGGATCATCCAAGATTAGTGCATAGTTACAATTGAGAGAGTCGTTATTATCGAAAAAGCCAATCTCTTTTAAGTAAGCATTAAATTTTTTTGACTTGAACCATCCTTCGTTCAAATTTGGGGTGATCCCTTTTAAGCTGCACCAATGCAAATATGTTTCTTTCATAAAGAAAAACCGTTGTTTAATAAGTGCAGAATCGGGATACATTTTATTCCAATAGTGAAGACAATAAGCCCCAGACACGGTAACTTCCCCAATCACTTTACCGGAACCACCTTTATTTTTTGTTTCATAAATATAAGCCAGAATATCTTCTAATGGGTATCCTGTGTCCATGCCTTTTAAAACTTTTTTTCTGAAATCA
Above is a window of Faecalispora anaeroviscerum DNA encoding:
- a CDS encoding DNA cytosine methyltransferase is translated as MKAKIQINLFDEITIDGFCGGGGWSTGFEFAIGEPVSIGINHDATAIAMHKKNHPYTKHYNENIFNVDPRKACAGRPVGWAHFSPDCTHFSRAKGGKPVKKHIRGLAWVIVKWAGTVHPRIVSMENVKEFMTWGPLVAARDKKSGRVLKRVEGIDEKTGEVIEVTEIAAPGEVVPIFQQYLIPDKKRAGETFRAFCRAMKELGYEYEFKILKACDYGAPTSREQLFGLFRNDGKPVVWPEPTHGDPNSKAVKSGKLKPWRTAAEIIDWSQECPSIFERKRPLAENTLKRIARGIEKFVIENPEPFIVQVNHGGENFRGQSVNFPMPTMTSKNGHGVVMPVMTAIGHTGFSDDRSYQVTEPVKTIVSKAEQCIITPTLIQYHSEKSAKEVRGQTLSQPIQTIDTTPRYGLAAATLIQTGYGERKGQAPRVPGLNKPLGTVVSTEKHAAVTAFLSKYSNGGLRKDSRVESMPLLTSNKTGHNSLISSNIIQLNNNCVGQPVTEPLRTITSGAGHFAEVQALLIKFYGQGTGQAVDKPLDTVTAKDRFGLVTIHGIDYMIVDIGLRMLSPRELYAAQGFPSDYKIETDCNGRHIPKTEQTHKCGNSVPPPFATALARANWPEKCRKKIATMSELNNTVAV
- a CDS encoding DNA adenine methylase, whose amino-acid sequence is MQQLRTVIKYPGAKWRIADWIIGHMPEHHSYLEPYFGSGGVFFRKPASHIETINDIDGDVVNLFRCIREDAEKLAMLIEVTPYAREEYYTAFNSLSEDPFERARLFLMKTWMGHGFRTYCKSGWKNDIAGRENSYAVEYWNRLPKWVMEIVSRLKEVQIENKPALELIQRFNRPNVLIYADPPYLLSTRKMKKQYAYEMTDADHEEMLEALRDHQGPVLLSGYDNDMYNDILQGWTKDQTVTTAEKGKHRTETLWIKSIPNENLCFFKLG
- a CDS encoding peptidoglycan DD-metalloendopeptidase family protein, translated to MINIKRIFILFGIGSLCFLLLFPLIILIVTLTTIGAALGQSNTSFGGYSEGVLSYQASIEKYCKQFDISDYAALVMAVMQQESGGAGNDPMQCSESPYNLDYPQQPGGITDPDYSIKIGTQYLASCIRAAKVKSPDDISGISLALQGYNFGGGYISWAAAQGGYSKQNAVAFSELKATQLGWTGYGDSDYVSHVLRYYSLLYPSGNGTFHYPLATGTYSITSGYGYRWGELHKGIDFAAPEGTKIYASASGTVVFSGFGSADNGFNRYGNVILIKHDETYSTLYAHCSQLLVPAGSTVKQGTVIALVGSTGESTGNHCHFEVRKNGSAVDPKGYLK
- the mobP2 gene encoding MobP2 family relaxase: MPGVILASRFVFSKDKFSSYINYIDRSEAIRNSAFDSYSAYVDDYMDNPKKQKPQFNSKSERTSALFTETKDRLSPEEKKNLKKQFERAQAADSPMWQNVLSFDNQFLEQHGIYDSKTGMVDEAKMRSITRLAMKEMLKNEGMEASAVWSASIHFNTDNIHVHIAVVEPSPTRKKKDFFVKEEDGTGEIKTQFKGGLKKGTFTKMKSKVVNNIVDRSDQLKEINEIIRKNILSQKKENLSYEDAQMKGAFLNIYNKLPSDKRMWFYNMNALHDVRPDIDTFTKQYIERYHKEDFEKLKARLKEEQNFLKGVYGAGKTKLYENYTDNKISDLYTRMGNALLTEMRQYDKLIKPDLTKGKHSAQAIQRLREKKHLYRSRSDSLHELKKALKKNYTSARNQMEFRKLQQAIEQAGQDYEDR